The proteins below come from a single Fodinicola acaciae genomic window:
- a CDS encoding OsmC family protein yields the protein MSNPSPVHVRRSAPAKFVATNARGAEITIGRSQDGADFSPVELLMAALGACAGLSADDVVSRRLGSAAPIGVVVEAEKDDEADRLTRAATRFVLDASSLSATDAEPLVTVVRRAVERTCTVSRSVEPGLPVDLTV from the coding sequence GTGAGCAATCCCTCTCCTGTGCACGTACGCCGCAGCGCACCGGCGAAGTTCGTCGCCACCAACGCGCGCGGCGCCGAGATCACCATCGGCCGCTCGCAGGACGGCGCCGACTTCTCGCCGGTCGAGCTGTTGATGGCCGCTCTCGGCGCCTGCGCCGGCCTGTCCGCCGACGACGTCGTCTCGCGTCGCCTCGGCTCCGCCGCGCCGATCGGGGTCGTCGTCGAGGCCGAGAAAGACGACGAGGCCGACCGCCTGACCCGCGCCGCGACGCGCTTCGTACTCGACGCTTCTTCGCTGAGCGCCACGGATGCCGAGCCGCTGGTGACCGTGGTGCGGCGAGCGGTGGAGCGCACGTGCACGGTCAGCCGCTCCGTCGAGCCAGGCCTCCCCGTCGACCTCACCGTCTAG
- a CDS encoding arylamine N-acetyltransferase family protein → MTEWDIDAVDLDAYLARIDHPRVSPSADALRSLQRAHGLTIPFENIDVLLGQHGGLAPDVIASKLIDRERGGYCYEHALLFAAVLEQLGFPVQRRIARVMPDRPGPRTHMMLAVRADDEDWLVDVGFGAGILHPFPFVDGAVVDQAGWKHRVVLQDGLWHMQKQAADGSWQSRHASDETSQRPIDYVVAHHYTSTHPKSPFTGRLVVMRSAEESLRELLGDQLTMTHPDGTVDRTTVPPDQLDETLRGLDIVLTPAELDALAVTYRGADTR, encoded by the coding sequence TGGCGCGCATCGACCATCCACGCGTTTCGCCGTCGGCCGACGCGCTGCGTTCCCTGCAGAGAGCGCACGGCCTGACCATCCCGTTCGAAAACATCGATGTGCTGCTTGGACAACATGGCGGCCTGGCGCCGGACGTCATCGCCTCGAAGCTCATCGACCGTGAACGTGGCGGATATTGTTACGAGCACGCGCTCCTTTTCGCCGCTGTGCTTGAACAACTCGGCTTTCCGGTGCAGCGCCGGATCGCACGGGTGATGCCGGACCGGCCTGGGCCGCGTACGCACATGATGCTGGCCGTACGCGCCGACGACGAAGACTGGCTGGTCGATGTCGGTTTTGGCGCCGGCATCCTGCACCCGTTTCCCTTTGTCGATGGTGCCGTTGTGGACCAGGCCGGCTGGAAACACCGCGTCGTCCTGCAGGATGGCTTGTGGCACATGCAAAAGCAGGCAGCCGACGGCAGCTGGCAGTCGCGGCACGCGTCCGACGAAACGTCACAGCGGCCGATCGATTACGTTGTGGCGCACCATTACACGTCGACGCATCCGAAGTCGCCGTTCACCGGCCGGCTGGTCGTCATGCGATCGGCTGAGGAGTCGTTGCGCGAGTTGCTCGGCGATCAGCTCACCATGACGCATCCGGACGGCACGGTCGACCGCACGACCGTGCCGCCGGACCAACTCGACGAAACGCTGCGCGGCCTCGACATCGTGCTGACGCCGGCAGAGCTGGACGCCCTGGCCGTCACGTATCGAGGCGCGGACACTCGCTAG
- a CDS encoding cupin domain-containing protein has protein sequence MSYPEPRYHGENGEHTANFRLATAEPELPLRSGAASYLATGASTNGQFGLYRWDFNEQPSGPDPHFHRSISESFFILSGTVRLYDGDRWVDAKPGDFLFVPEGGVHAFRNESGEPASMLLLFAPGAPREAYFEGLSGLAAMTEQERAAFMLEHDTFWL, from the coding sequence ATGTCTTATCCAGAGCCGCGTTACCACGGCGAAAACGGCGAGCACACCGCCAACTTCCGGCTGGCGACCGCGGAGCCGGAGCTGCCGCTGCGGTCCGGCGCGGCGAGCTATCTGGCGACCGGCGCGTCCACCAACGGACAGTTTGGCCTCTACCGCTGGGATTTCAACGAGCAGCCGAGCGGTCCGGATCCGCATTTCCACCGGTCGATCTCGGAGTCGTTCTTCATTCTGTCCGGCACCGTACGGTTGTACGACGGCGACCGCTGGGTCGACGCCAAGCCGGGCGACTTCCTGTTCGTGCCGGAAGGTGGCGTGCACGCGTTTCGCAACGAGTCCGGTGAGCCAGCGTCGATGCTGTTGTTGTTCGCGCCAGGCGCACCGCGCGAAGCGTACTTCGAAGGCCTGTCCGGGCTCGCCGCGATGACCGAGCAGGAACGCGCCGCCTTCATGCTGGAACACGACACGTTCTGGCTCTAG